In Planctomycetota bacterium, a genomic segment contains:
- a CDS encoding excinuclease ABC subunit UvrB, with product MVRPFQIQSPFRPMGDQPAAIEALVRRLATGTDSATLLGATGTGKTFTMANVIERLGKPALIISHNKTLAAQLYEELREFFPDNSVNYFVSYYDYYQPEAYIPQRDIYIEKDASRNDDLDQLRLAATSNILSRRDTVVVASVSCIFGLGSPEAYGDKVLTLAKGQRVDRRQLFASMTAMQYQRSDYEFSRGRFRARGDVIEVWPAYERFAVRLDLFGDELDRLELINPTSGEVLADEGIFHLFPAVHYVLPEEQLEAICDDIRRELDSRVTDLRSQGKLLEAQRLLARTKYDLDLLQETGSCPGVENYSRFFDGRMPGERPFTLLDYFDYAPRPEDNGKGDDEATMLPRPPTDDQLVARDDERRIKRPNIDDWLVIIDESHVTIPQVRAMYNGDRMRKETLVEHGFRLTSALDNRPLRFEEFERVVPQLLFVSATPGDYELTRTEGEIAEQVIRPTGLLDPEVEVKPADGQVPDLLEECRAVVARGERVLVTALTKRLCEDLAAYLDQQGIKSRYLHSDIETLDRLELLTELREGGFDVLVGVNLLREGLDLPEVSLVAILDADKEGFLRSETSLIQLMGRAARNVNGRVVMYADEVTPGMKDAMDETERRRAKQLAYNEAHGITPETVQKEIRRGIEVQLRARRTAREAAGSAEEAFDIAELMRELEAEMLEAAQSLEFEKAARLRDQVKQLKERVAQGDTAKVRKSELEPGKKSRRKRAKAGTPGTKPKRRKRSG from the coding sequence GTGGTTAGGCCCTTCCAGATCCAGAGCCCCTTCCGGCCCATGGGCGACCAGCCGGCCGCCATCGAGGCCCTCGTGCGGCGGCTGGCCACCGGCACCGATTCGGCCACCCTGCTGGGCGCCACGGGCACGGGCAAGACCTTCACGATGGCCAACGTCATCGAGCGGCTCGGTAAGCCCGCGCTGATCATCAGCCACAACAAGACGCTGGCCGCCCAGCTGTACGAGGAGCTCCGCGAGTTCTTCCCGGACAACAGCGTCAACTACTTCGTCAGCTACTACGACTACTACCAGCCCGAGGCCTACATCCCCCAGCGGGACATCTACATCGAAAAGGACGCCAGCCGCAACGACGACCTCGACCAGCTCCGCCTGGCAGCCACGAGCAACATCCTCAGCCGCCGCGACACCGTGGTGGTCGCCAGCGTGTCGTGCATCTTCGGCCTGGGATCGCCCGAGGCCTACGGCGACAAGGTGCTCACCCTCGCCAAGGGCCAGCGGGTCGATCGCCGGCAGCTGTTCGCCAGCATGACGGCGATGCAGTACCAGCGCAGCGACTACGAGTTCAGCCGAGGCCGCTTCCGCGCGCGGGGCGACGTCATCGAGGTGTGGCCCGCGTACGAGCGCTTCGCCGTGCGGCTCGACCTCTTCGGCGACGAGCTGGACCGCTTGGAGCTCATCAACCCGACCAGCGGCGAGGTGCTGGCCGACGAGGGCATCTTCCACCTCTTCCCGGCGGTGCACTACGTGCTGCCCGAGGAGCAGCTCGAGGCCATCTGCGACGACATCCGCCGCGAGCTGGACAGCCGCGTCACCGACCTGCGAAGCCAGGGCAAGCTGCTGGAGGCCCAGCGGCTGCTGGCCCGCACGAAGTACGACCTGGATCTGCTGCAGGAGACCGGCAGCTGCCCTGGCGTCGAGAACTACAGCCGCTTCTTCGACGGCCGGATGCCCGGCGAGCGGCCCTTCACGCTGCTGGACTACTTCGACTATGCGCCCCGGCCAGAGGACAACGGCAAGGGCGATGACGAGGCCACGATGCTGCCGCGCCCGCCGACGGACGACCAGCTCGTAGCCCGCGACGACGAACGCCGGATCAAGCGGCCCAACATCGACGACTGGCTAGTCATCATCGACGAGAGCCACGTGACCATCCCGCAGGTGCGGGCGATGTACAACGGCGACCGCATGCGGAAGGAGACGCTCGTCGAGCACGGCTTCCGCCTCACCAGCGCCCTCGACAACCGGCCGCTGCGCTTCGAGGAGTTCGAGCGGGTCGTCCCGCAGCTGCTGTTCGTCAGCGCCACGCCCGGCGACTACGAGCTGACCCGCACGGAGGGCGAGATCGCCGAGCAGGTCATCCGCCCCACGGGTCTGCTGGACCCCGAGGTGGAGGTCAAGCCCGCCGACGGCCAGGTGCCCGACCTGCTCGAGGAGTGCAGGGCCGTCGTGGCGCGCGGCGAGAGGGTGCTCGTCACCGCGCTGACCAAGCGGCTGTGCGAGGATCTGGCGGCCTACCTCGACCAGCAGGGCATCAAGTCGAGGTACCTGCACAGCGACATCGAGACGCTCGACCGCCTCGAGCTGCTGACCGAGCTGCGGGAGGGCGGCTTCGACGTGCTCGTGGGCGTCAACCTGCTGCGCGAGGGCCTGGACCTGCCCGAGGTATCGCTCGTCGCCATCCTCGACGCCGACAAGGAGGGCTTCCTCCGCAGCGAGACGAGCCTGATCCAGCTCATGGGCCGGGCGGCGCGGAACGTGAACGGCCGCGTGGTGATGTACGCCGACGAGGTCACGCCGGGCATGAAGGACGCGATGGACGAGACCGAGCGCCGCCGCGCCAAGCAGCTGGCGTACAACGAGGCCCACGGCATTACCCCCGAGACCGTGCAGAAGGAGATCCGCCGGGGCATCGAAGTCCAGCTCCGCGCGCGGCGGACCGCCCGCGAGGCCGCGGGATCGGCGGAGGAGGCCTTCGACATCGCCGAGTTGATGCGGGAGCTGGAGGCCGAGATGCTCGAGGCGGCGCAGTCGCTCGAGTTCGAGAAGGCCGCCCGGCTGCGCGATCAGGTGAAGCAACTTAAGGAGCGGGTGGCGCAGGGCGACACCGCCAAGGTCCGCAAGAGCGAGCTGGAGCCCGGCAAGAAGTCCCGCCGCAAGCGGGCCAAGGCGGGCACGCCCGGCACCAAGCCCAAGCGGCGGAAGCGGTCGGGCTAG
- a CDS encoding phosphodiester glycosidase family protein — MRTVLCVLACLLACAAWAQQGSTEPPPEADLGLPEPRWRPVFVGVEHAELATDRPRPLIVQVLRVDLHAPGLSLFATPGNGDAPQETDGRMASAFLREFDLQAAINTHFFGPCCASRPGEPKDLISLSVAQGELVSPHEPDRQQDAFLVHARDGEEHASIFVAPDAAGAGPLAATGGEVAIGIGGRLVLWDGEPAGIATANEAFSTDRHPRTAIGLTSEQEIVLVAVDGRQPGFSLGASLRELAEIMRRLGCVTAINVDGGGSTTMVIQTEDEAPQLVNSPSGGTERVVGSHLGIRAARLGEQDDAGDSSR; from the coding sequence ATGCGGACAGTCCTGTGCGTGCTCGCGTGCCTCTTGGCTTGTGCGGCGTGGGCGCAGCAAGGCTCTACGGAGCCGCCGCCCGAGGCCGATCTCGGCCTGCCCGAGCCGCGCTGGCGACCCGTCTTCGTGGGCGTCGAGCACGCCGAGCTGGCGACCGACCGACCGCGGCCGCTCATCGTCCAGGTCCTGCGCGTCGATCTGCACGCCCCGGGGCTGTCGCTGTTCGCCACGCCGGGCAACGGCGACGCGCCGCAGGAAACCGACGGCCGGATGGCGAGCGCCTTTCTCCGTGAGTTCGATCTCCAGGCCGCCATCAACACCCACTTCTTCGGGCCGTGCTGCGCCTCTCGGCCGGGCGAGCCGAAGGACCTGATCTCGCTGTCGGTGGCCCAAGGGGAGCTGGTGAGTCCGCACGAACCGGATCGCCAGCAGGACGCGTTCCTGGTGCATGCTCGCGATGGCGAGGAGCACGCGTCGATCTTCGTCGCGCCCGACGCCGCCGGCGCGGGTCCGCTCGCGGCCACGGGCGGCGAGGTGGCCATTGGCATCGGTGGTCGGCTGGTGCTGTGGGACGGCGAGCCGGCCGGTATCGCGACCGCCAACGAGGCGTTCTCGACGGATCGCCATCCCCGGACTGCCATCGGATTGACGAGCGAGCAGGAGATCGTCCTGGTCGCCGTCGACGGTCGCCAGCCGGGGTTCAGCCTCGGCGCCAGCCTGCGGGAACTCGCCGAGATCATGCGGCGCCTCGGCTGCGTGACGGCGATCAACGTCGACGGCGGCGGCTCGACCACCATGGTCATCCAGACCGAGGACGAGGCACCCCAGTTGGTCAACAGCCCCAGCGGCGGCACCGAGCGCGTGGTCGGCAGCCATCTGGGCATCCGCGCGGCGCGACTGGGCGAACAGGACGACGCCGGCGATTCGTCGCGCTGA
- a CDS encoding nuclear transport factor 2 family protein, with protein MLVLVGCAAMPDPDHASGASARHDDEQELRAALAQWIDGWSPGTDTWTGEQLRPLYAAGPRAIRVFDNVEGDVVDLRSFAAYQAEWTAMMAPMRDWEIALVEPAEVRVAGDMAYATFIFEGGEDPSHGDAVRIRQYGTLVWERQGSDWVITHEHLTAGTVR; from the coding sequence ATGCTCGTGTTGGTCGGCTGCGCCGCGATGCCGGACCCCGACCATGCATCGGGCGCCTCGGCACGCCACGACGACGAACAAGAGTTAAGGGCGGCCCTTGCGCAGTGGATCGACGGTTGGAGCCCGGGGACGGACACCTGGACGGGCGAGCAACTCCGGCCGCTGTACGCCGCGGGACCCCGCGCCATCCGCGTCTTCGACAACGTCGAGGGCGACGTCGTCGATCTCCGCAGCTTTGCCGCATATCAGGCCGAATGGACGGCGATGATGGCACCGATGCGGGACTGGGAGATCGCGCTCGTCGAGCCCGCCGAGGTACGCGTGGCGGGTGACATGGCCTACGCCACGTTTATTTTCGAGGGCGGAGAGGATCCGTCGCACGGCGACGCGGTGCGGATACGCCAGTACGGCACGCTCGTCTGGGAGCGGCAGGGCTCGGACTGGGTGATCACGCACGAGCACCTGACCGCCGGCACGGTGCGGTAG
- the uvrA gene encoding excinuclease ABC subunit UvrA, producing MPARRTAESGAIEPKPAKRTKRSKVGSSPVAEDGRLIRVKGAREHNLKSIDVDLPRDKLVVITGMSGSGKSSLAFDTLFAEGQRKYMESLSAYARQFLDQLKKPDIDEIEGIPPTIAIEQRTAAHNPRSTVATTTEIYDYLRLLFARTGTPYSWRPTKTKRDGTVSARSGKPISATSATQIVDAVLRFGEDTRLMVLAPVLRGKKGFHRDVLERLQGQGWQRARVDGTVVDLRDVLKEPGENPLELGRYVKHDIDAVVDRIVIRDDVRQRLAESIEAALQLGSGSVVVSVDENGAWADHGFSARLADPDDPTFALDELEPRLFSFNSPFGACPTCHGLGSILEFDEELVVPDPERGLLSGGIAPWKKNGPGGMVYPRRLRWFCRKFGVQGSTPMGALDDDLYAILMYGTNEEQEQDYGAHWAGVMTMLDAWFEKTESAWAKDHLHLFQSERQCPACQGNRLRIEALHVCIESSHAADAARLTSDLVIGRPKNDGTMLNISELSRLTIGDALAFVEGLRLSEEGRAIAEPIVREVGNRLRFLQSVGLDYLSLDRRTATLSGGEAQRIRLATQVGSGLVGACYVLDEPTIGLHQRDNDRLIRTLRHLTDIGNTVLVVEHDEDMIRAADHVLDIGPGPGVHGGRVVAQGSVEDVCTTKGSITGDYLAGRKKIEVPAERRAMDPKKAIVVKGARQNNLKKIDVAFPLGGIVCVTGVSGSGKSTLVNDILMKSARREITGSRVKPGAHTRVNGLSKIDRVIEVDQSPIGRTPRSNPATYTGVFDDIRKVFAQTRESKLRGYQPGRFSFNVSAERTGKAGAGGRCEACQGQGVKKIEMHFLPDVFVECEVCRGKRYNRETLEVLYKGKSIADVLAMTIEDACGFFDAQGKILRFVECLRDVGLGYLTLGQPSTTLSGGEAQRVKLATELGKGIRYDGTPSTEHTLYILDEPTTGLHFEDINRLVGVFDRLADTGNTLVVIEHNLDVIKRADWIIDLGPEGGDGGGTVVAEGAPEDVVKIRASHTGRYLKGMLG from the coding sequence ATGCCCGCACGCCGCACCGCCGAGAGCGGCGCCATCGAGCCCAAGCCCGCGAAGCGCACGAAGCGGTCTAAGGTCGGTTCGTCTCCGGTGGCCGAGGATGGCAGACTCATCCGCGTCAAGGGCGCCCGCGAGCACAACCTCAAGTCGATCGACGTCGACCTGCCGCGCGACAAGCTGGTGGTGATCACCGGCATGAGCGGCAGCGGCAAGAGCAGCCTGGCCTTCGACACGCTCTTCGCCGAGGGCCAGCGGAAGTACATGGAGAGCCTGTCGGCGTATGCGCGGCAGTTCCTCGACCAGCTCAAGAAGCCCGACATCGACGAGATCGAGGGCATCCCCCCCACGATCGCCATCGAGCAGCGGACGGCGGCGCACAACCCGCGGTCGACGGTCGCCACGACCACCGAGATCTACGATTATCTCCGCCTCCTGTTTGCGCGCACGGGCACGCCGTACTCGTGGCGGCCGACCAAGACCAAACGCGACGGCACGGTTAGTGCGCGCAGCGGCAAGCCCATCAGCGCCACGAGCGCCACGCAGATCGTCGACGCCGTGCTCCGCTTCGGCGAGGACACCCGCCTGATGGTGCTGGCGCCGGTGCTCCGCGGCAAGAAGGGCTTCCACCGTGACGTGCTCGAACGGCTGCAGGGCCAGGGCTGGCAGCGGGCGCGGGTCGACGGCACCGTCGTCGATCTCCGGGACGTCCTGAAGGAGCCCGGCGAGAACCCCCTCGAGCTGGGCCGCTACGTCAAGCACGACATCGACGCCGTGGTCGATCGCATCGTGATCCGCGACGACGTGCGGCAGCGGCTGGCCGAGTCGATCGAGGCGGCGCTGCAGCTGGGTAGCGGCTCGGTGGTCGTCAGCGTCGACGAGAACGGCGCCTGGGCCGACCACGGCTTCAGCGCCCGGCTGGCCGACCCGGACGATCCGACGTTCGCGCTCGACGAGCTGGAGCCCCGGCTGTTCAGCTTCAACTCCCCCTTCGGTGCCTGCCCGACGTGCCACGGGCTGGGCAGCATCCTGGAGTTCGACGAGGAGCTGGTGGTGCCCGACCCCGAGCGGGGGCTGCTCAGCGGCGGCATCGCGCCGTGGAAGAAGAACGGCCCGGGCGGCATGGTGTACCCGCGGCGGCTGCGGTGGTTCTGCCGCAAGTTCGGCGTGCAGGGCTCGACGCCGATGGGCGCCCTCGACGACGACCTCTACGCCATCCTGATGTACGGCACCAACGAGGAACAGGAGCAGGATTACGGCGCCCACTGGGCGGGCGTCATGACGATGCTCGACGCCTGGTTCGAGAAGACCGAGAGCGCCTGGGCCAAGGACCACCTGCACCTGTTCCAGAGCGAGCGGCAGTGCCCGGCGTGCCAGGGCAACCGCCTGCGGATCGAAGCGCTGCACGTGTGCATCGAGAGTTCGCACGCCGCCGATGCCGCACGGCTGACCTCCGACCTGGTGATCGGCCGGCCCAAGAACGACGGCACGATGCTGAACATCAGCGAGCTGAGCCGGCTGACGATCGGCGACGCCCTCGCCTTCGTCGAGGGGCTGCGGCTCAGCGAGGAGGGCCGCGCGATCGCCGAGCCCATCGTCCGCGAGGTGGGCAACCGGCTGCGGTTCCTGCAGAGCGTCGGGCTGGACTACCTCTCGCTGGATCGCCGAACGGCGACGCTGTCGGGCGGCGAGGCCCAGCGCATCCGCCTGGCGACGCAGGTGGGCAGCGGGCTGGTGGGCGCGTGCTACGTGCTCGATGAGCCGACCATCGGCCTGCACCAGCGCGACAACGACCGGCTGATCCGCACGCTCCGGCACCTGACGGACATCGGCAACACGGTGCTCGTCGTCGAGCACGACGAGGACATGATCCGCGCCGCCGACCACGTGCTGGACATCGGCCCCGGCCCGGGCGTGCACGGCGGCCGCGTGGTGGCGCAGGGCAGCGTCGAAGACGTATGCACGACCAAGGGCTCGATCACCGGCGACTACCTGGCGGGGCGCAAGAAGATCGAGGTGCCGGCCGAACGCCGCGCGATGGACCCCAAGAAGGCCATCGTGGTGAAGGGCGCCCGCCAGAACAACCTCAAGAAGATCGACGTGGCCTTCCCGCTCGGGGGCATCGTCTGCGTCACGGGCGTCTCGGGTTCGGGCAAGAGCACGCTGGTCAACGACATCCTGATGAAGTCGGCCCGCCGCGAGATCACCGGCTCGCGGGTCAAGCCCGGCGCCCACACGCGGGTGAACGGACTCTCCAAGATCGATCGCGTGATCGAGGTCGACCAGTCGCCCATAGGCCGGACCCCGCGATCGAACCCGGCCACGTACACCGGCGTGTTCGACGACATCCGCAAGGTCTTCGCGCAGACGCGGGAGAGCAAGCTGCGGGGCTACCAGCCGGGGCGGTTCAGCTTCAACGTGTCGGCCGAGCGCACGGGCAAGGCCGGCGCGGGCGGACGCTGCGAGGCCTGCCAGGGGCAGGGCGTCAAGAAGATCGAGATGCACTTCCTGCCCGACGTGTTCGTCGAGTGCGAGGTCTGCCGCGGCAAGCGGTACAACCGCGAAACGCTCGAGGTGCTCTACAAGGGCAAGAGCATCGCCGACGTGCTCGCGATGACCATCGAGGACGCGTGCGGCTTCTTCGACGCGCAGGGGAAGATACTCAGGTTCGTCGAATGCCTGCGGGACGTCGGCCTGGGCTACCTCACGCTGGGCCAGCCCAGCACGACGCTCTCGGGCGGCGAGGCGCAGCGGGTAAAGCTAGCGACCGAGCTGGGCAAGGGCATCCGCTACGACGGCACGCCCAGCACCGAGCACACGCTCTACATCCTCGACGAGCCCACCACCGGCCTGCACTTCGAGGACATCAACCGCCTGGTGGGCGTGTTCGATCGGCTGGCCGACACGGGCAACACCCTCGTGGTGATCGAGCACAACCTCGACGTCATCAAGCGGGCCGACTGGATCATCGACCTCGGCCCCGAGGGCGGCGACGGTGGCGGCACGGTGGTGGCGGAGGGCGCGCCCGAGGACGTCGTGAAGATCAGGGCGAGCCACACCGGGCGGTACCTGAAGGGGATGCTCGGGTAG
- a CDS encoding ABC transporter permease, with translation MAFLLETIQLGLANLRLHKLRSFLTALGIILGVAAVICMVSIGEGSKQEALRQIEQLGARNIIVRSERPPEAQQQGEQRSGVVRYGLSWTDLRNIQDNFSDEASIIALKEIGAEIIRGAEKRGSQAFGVDPQLAEVANLRIARGRYLTDEDDDERAMVCVIGSDIARRFFPFDDPLRNTIRVDDKALIVVGILQPVGLAGGAGTALVGRDLNQDIHVPLETARYVFGDTVVRRSSGSFNASEVHVSELYITTRSRQEVVGVAQRLERLLETRRDGLSDVAMIVPFELLENAERAALRGTLMLMAIAGISLLVGGIGIMNIMLATVTERTREIGIRRALGATRKHIVSQFLVETSVLSLIGGLIGVALGVGLSLLLGWLVPRLPDVPVLGRFVPADASLPTQLAWWSVVVAMVVAVLTGLVFGLYPARKAARQDPIVALRHD, from the coding sequence GTGGCATTCCTGCTCGAGACCATCCAGCTGGGCCTGGCCAACCTGCGGCTGCACAAGCTCCGCAGCTTCCTGACGGCGCTGGGCATCATCCTGGGCGTGGCGGCCGTCATCTGCATGGTGTCCATCGGCGAGGGCAGCAAGCAGGAGGCCCTCCGCCAGATCGAGCAACTGGGCGCCCGCAACATCATCGTGCGGAGCGAGCGGCCGCCCGAGGCCCAGCAGCAGGGCGAACAGCGGTCGGGCGTGGTCCGCTACGGCCTGAGCTGGACCGACCTGCGGAACATCCAGGACAACTTCTCGGACGAAGCCTCGATCATCGCCCTCAAGGAGATCGGCGCCGAGATCATCCGCGGGGCCGAGAAGCGGGGCAGCCAAGCCTTCGGCGTCGACCCGCAGCTGGCCGAGGTCGCCAACCTCCGCATCGCCCGCGGGCGGTACCTGACCGACGAGGACGACGACGAGCGGGCGATGGTGTGCGTCATCGGCTCGGACATCGCACGCCGATTCTTCCCCTTCGACGACCCGCTGCGGAACACCATCCGCGTCGACGACAAGGCGCTCATCGTCGTGGGCATCCTCCAGCCCGTGGGCCTCGCGGGCGGCGCGGGCACGGCGCTGGTCGGTCGCGACCTGAACCAGGACATCCACGTGCCGCTCGAGACGGCGCGGTACGTGTTCGGCGACACCGTCGTCCGCCGCTCCAGCGGATCCTTCAACGCTTCGGAGGTGCACGTCTCGGAGCTGTACATCACCACGCGATCGCGGCAGGAAGTCGTGGGCGTGGCCCAGCGGCTGGAGCGGCTGCTCGAGACCCGGCGGGACGGCCTGAGCGACGTGGCGATGATCGTGCCCTTCGAGCTGCTCGAGAACGCCGAGCGGGCGGCCCTCCGCGGCACGCTGATGCTCATGGCCATCGCCGGCATCAGCCTGCTGGTGGGCGGCATCGGCATCATGAACATCATGCTGGCGACCGTCACCGAGCGGACCCGCGAGATCGGCATCCGCCGGGCGCTGGGCGCCACCCGAAAGCACATCGTCAGCCAGTTCCTCGTCGAGACGAGCGTGCTGAGCCTCATCGGCGGGCTCATCGGCGTGGCGCTAGGCGTGGGACTCAGCCTGCTGCTGGGCTGGCTGGTGCCCCGGCTGCCCGACGTGCCGGTGCTGGGCCGGTTCGTGCCCGCCGACGCGAGCCTACCGACGCAGCTGGCGTGGTGGTCTGTCGTCGTGGCAATGGTCGTGGCGGTGCTGACCGGGCTGGTCTTCGGGCTCTACCCCGCCCGCAAGGCGGCGCGGCAGGACCCGATCGTGGCGCTGCGGCACGACTAG
- the infC gene encoding translation initiation factor IF-3: MNRTRVNHMIRITPIRLIGPEGEQVGVVETRDAMRMAQEAGLDLVEVVADTRPPVCKIMDYGKFKYDQSKRKDNKSANQQEIKEVRLGRSVKIDPHDVQIRVNQARRFLMQGHKVQITQRFRGREMIHKELGLERLSEIVEQLGDISKVEMAPRWVMRQASIVLAPDKNKVELAKRKKQQEADAEAKADAELDAQIAKLDEADASEADDDEDVEATETQAADASDKDKKPTRKVSNPVEDEISALLGE; the protein is encoded by the coding sequence GTGAACAGGACGCGGGTCAACCACATGATCCGCATCACGCCCATCCGGCTCATCGGGCCCGAGGGCGAGCAGGTCGGCGTCGTCGAGACGCGCGACGCCATGCGCATGGCCCAGGAGGCCGGACTCGATCTCGTCGAGGTCGTGGCCGACACCCGCCCGCCCGTGTGCAAGATCATGGACTATGGCAAGTTCAAGTACGATCAGTCCAAACGCAAGGACAACAAGTCGGCCAACCAGCAGGAGATCAAGGAGGTCCGCCTGGGCCGGTCGGTGAAGATCGACCCCCACGACGTGCAGATCCGCGTCAACCAGGCCCGCCGCTTCCTGATGCAGGGCCACAAGGTCCAGATCACCCAGCGCTTCCGCGGCCGCGAGATGATCCACAAGGAGCTGGGCCTCGAGCGGCTCAGCGAGATCGTCGAGCAGCTCGGCGACATCTCCAAGGTCGAGATGGCGCCCCGCTGGGTGATGCGGCAGGCCAGCATCGTGCTCGCGCCCGACAAGAACAAGGTCGAGCTGGCCAAGCGCAAGAAGCAGCAGGAGGCCGACGCGGAGGCCAAGGCCGACGCCGAGCTGGACGCCCAGATCGCCAAGCTCGACGAGGCCGACGCCAGCGAGGCCGACGACGACGAGGACGTCGAGGCCACGGAGACCCAGGCGGCCGACGCCTCCGACAAGGACAAGAAGCCCACGCGGAAGGTCTCCAACCCCGTGGAGGACGAGATCAGCGCATTGCTGGGTGAATGA